Proteins encoded in a region of the Ziziphus jujuba cultivar Dongzao chromosome 3, ASM3175591v1 genome:
- the LOC107406593 gene encoding uncharacterized protein LOC107406593 — protein sequence MKMKMKKKKETPATDSNPILDLKSIIHEHSLFFDKLVELIPARFYLPNDDEEKPWFQGLSKAKKASAKKESKENIKKARRDRMDPEKSSTTTLDLLKQSLKKEKSNNGSDDDDDGTEVKPIKFEGDDRSLTYEELRQRLHRKLEQFRASRNSGDPDKKHEKNEKRGAHQKKRKRDTGSGDLTPTSGNQVNKVEKDVEEASKELTFSHVKLGNEDGPGKKKRKLSKAKELEKARKLDEAKKDPKKGETISWKTAASRAAGIKVHDDPKLLNKSIRKEKKRHQKNAEKWKGRVENTGKMKAEKQKKRSENLAQRIHDKKMRRIAKREKKLMRPGFEGRKEGFINEEASA from the coding sequence atgaaaatgaaaatgaaaaagaagaaggaaacacCTGCAACTGATTCCAATCCCATTCTTGATTTGAAATCAATCATTCATGAACATTCTCTCTTCTTTGACAAGTTAGTTGAGCTTATTCCTGCAAGGTTCTATCTACCCAATGATGATGAGGAGAAACCATGGTTTCAGGGCCTTAGCAAGGCCAAAAAAGCGTCAGCAAAGAAGgaatcaaaagaaaacattaaGAAAGCTAGAAGAGATCGTATGGATCCCGAGAAGTCTTCTACGACAACCCTTGATTTGCTAAAGCAAagtttgaaaaaggaaaaatcaaacaaTGGGAGTGATGACGACGATGATGGTACGGAGGTCAAACCTATCAAATTTGAAGGGGATGATCGGTCGTTGACATATGAAGAACTCCGGCAACGGTTACATCGTAAACTTGAACAATTTCGGGCTTCTCGGAATTCTGGAGATCCAGATAAGAAGCatgagaaaaatgaaaagagaggAGCTCACCAAAAGAAACGCAAGAGAGACACTGGATCTGGTGATCTGACACCTACATCTGGTAATCAAGTGAATAAGGTGGAGAAAGATGTAGAAGAGGCTTCAAAGGAGCTCACATTCAGTCATGTCAAACTTGGGAATGAAGATGGGCCtggaaagaagaagaggaaactTTCAAAGGCGAAGGAACTTGAGAAGGCAAGGAAGTTGGACGAAGCGAAGAAAGATCCAAAGAAAGGTGAAACAATCTCGTGGAAAACAGCAGCAAGTAGAGCTGCTGGGATTAAGGTTCATGATGATCCCAAGTTGTTGAACAAGAGCATCaggaaggagaagaagaggCATCAAAAGAATGCTGAGAAATGGAAGGGGAGGGTTGAAAACACCGGGAAAATGAAAGCGGAGAAACAGAAAAAGAGATCAGAAAATTTAGCACAGAGAATTCATGACAAAAAGATGCGACGAATTgcgaagagagagaaaaagctcATGAGGCCTGGATTTGAAGGTCGGAAGGAAGGGTTTATTAATGAAGAAGCTTCAGCCTAG
- the LOC107409403 gene encoding membrane protein PM19L, with translation MAQTVGRNVAAPLLFLNLIMYLIVVGFASWCVNRYINGQTNHPSFGGNGATSFFLTFSMLAGVVGVVSKLAGGSHIRAWRNDSLAAAGSSSLIAWALTALAFGFACKEINIGGHRGWRLRVLEAFIIILTFTQLLYLVLIHAGLFSSKYGPGYRDTDYGMGAAGVDPAHHKGGAAVVGSRV, from the exons ATGGCTCAGACTGTTGGAAGAAACGTAGCAGCTCCATTGCTGTTTCTAAACTTGATTATGTATCTCATTGTTGTGGGTTTTGCTAGTTGGTGTGTCAATAGGTACATCAATGGCCAGACCAACCACCCTA GTTTTGGAGGAAATGGAGCAACAAGCTTCTTCCTTACCTTCTCTATGTTGGCTGGTGTGGTGGGAGTGGTATCAAAGTTAGCTGGTGGAAGCCATATCAGAGCTTGGAGGAATGACAGTTTAGCTGCAGCAGGTTCTTCTTCACTGATAGCTTGGGCTCTAACTGCTTTAGCCTTTGG GTTTGCATGCAAGGAAATCAACATAGGAGGACACAGAGGGTGGAGATTGAGGGTGTTAGAAGCTTTCATAATAATCTTAACATTTACACAGCTTTTGTACCTTGTGTTGATTCATGCTGGTCTTTTCAGCAGCAAGTATGGTCCAGGTTACCGTGACACGGATTATGGAATGGGCGCAGCTGGTGTCGACCCTGCTCATCATAAAGGTGGTGCGGCAGTGGTTGGGTCCAGGGTTTGA
- the LOC107422731 gene encoding pentatricopeptide repeat-containing protein At1g28690, mitochondrial, with amino-acid sequence MNFRLHRKTFTLLTSRYYSSATVLDPPHHLLHLIQLSIVHQSLKLIRQSHARVFTHGFDQNTFFATKLISAYAICGNPTHSRLVFDAVKLKNVYLWNTMISGYAKNEAKKEAFELFKEMCHGNVLPDDYTLATVAKVSSEVGDLVAGKLIHGKCIRFGFVCDTVVSNSILSMYCKCANFDECRKLFDEMPWRNVSSWNVLITGYVDCRNHKFDKEVWEIIKCMQSDGLKPDGFTISSVWPLCGGDFGNLNHGRELHCYIVKNELNLNLQRDVHLGCSLIDMYMKNSRVSVGRRVFDQMKCRNIYTWTAIINGYVQNGESDEALVLFRKMQVEDGTEPERVTLISVLPACNSHASLMTGKQIHGFAVRKVLYHDVSLCNALINMYSKCGSLDLARRVFGDGSFIKDAISWSSMISGYGLHGRGEEAVSLYDKMVLLGIKPDMLTIVGILSACGRSGLVNEGLKIFSSAVGEYEIEPTVEICACVVDMLGRSGQLDQALHFIKRMPVEPGPSVWGALVSASVMHGNSEMQDLAYRVLIQLEPESPSNFISLSNLYASSKQWDVVAKLRMMMKERGLRKEPGCSWICINSTTHCFYVADKAHPCSNSIYEMLDCLILAMKVPSHSPDSETPIQTTWC; translated from the coding sequence ATGAACTTCCGCTTGCACAGAAAAACTTTTACCCTCCTAACCTCCCGTTATTACAGTTCTGCCACTGTGCTCGACCCGCCTCATCATCTTCTCCATTTGATTCAGCTCTCGATCGTCCACCAGTCTCTGAAACTCATCCGACAATCCCATGCCCGGGTTTTCACTCATGGGTTCGATCAAAACACTTTCTTTGCCACGAAACTCATCTCCGCGTACGCTATCTGTGGAAACCCAACTCATTCCCGACTCGTTTTTGACGCGGTTAAGCTCAAGAATGTGTATTTGTGGAACACAATGATCAGTGGGTATGCGAAAAATGAAGCGAAAAAAGAAGCTTTTGAATTGTTTAAGGAAATGTGCCATGGTAACGTGTTACCGGATGATTATACGCTAGCGACAGTAGCGAAAGTTTCCAGCGAGGTCGGGGACCTCGTTGCTGGAAAATTGATTCACGGGAAGTGTATTAGATTTGGGTTTGTTTGTGACACTGTTGTTTCCAATTCGATACTGTCAATGTATTGCAAATGTGCCAACTTTGATGAATGTAGGAAGCTGTTCGATGAAATGCCGTGGAGAAATGTGAGTTCGTGGAATGTGCTTATAACAGGATATGTGGATTGTAGGAATCATAAATTTGATAAGGAAGTGTGGGAAATCATTAAATGTATGCAGAGTGATGGATTGAAACCTGATGGGTTTACCATTTCAAGTGTTTGGCCTTTGTGTGGTGGCGATTTCGGGAATTTGAATCATGGGAGAGAGCTTCATTGCTATATTGTAAagaatgaattgaatttgaatttgcaaCGGGATGTTCATCTGGGTTGTAGTTTAATTGATATGTACATGAAGAATAGTAGAGTTTCTGTTGGTAGAAGGGTATTTGACCAAATGAAATGTAGAAATATCTATACATGGACAGCAATAATCAATGGTTACGTACAGAATGGAGAATCAGATGAAGCCTTGGTTCTTTTCCGCAAGATGCAGGTTGAAGATGGAACTGAACCTGAAAGAGTAACACTTATTAGTGTCCTGCCTGCCTGTAACTCTCATGCTAGTTTAATGACTGGGAAACAAATTCATGGGTTTGCAGTTAGGAAGGTATTGTATCATGATGTTTCGTTGTGTAATGCCTTAATCAATATGTATTCTAAGTGTGGAAGCTTGGATCTTGCAAGGCGAGTGTTTGGCGATGGTTCTTTCATTAAGGATGCCATTTCTTGGAGTTCAATGATCTCTGGATATGGATTACATGGAAGGGGTGAGGAAGCTGTTTCCTTGTATGATAAGATGGTTCTGCTTGGTATTAAACCAGACATGCTGACAATTGTGGGGATTCTTTCTGCTTGTGGCAGATCGGGATTGGTAAATGAAGGCCTTAAAATTTTTAGCTCAGCAGTTGGTGAATATGAAATCGAACCTACAGTTGAGATCTGTGCTTGTGTGGTTGATATGTTAGGCCGATCAGGTCAGCTTGATCAAGCATTACATTTTATCAAGAGAATGCCAGTAGAACCTGGTCCGAGTGTATGGGGAGCTCTTGTTAGTGCTTCTGTAATGCATGGAAATTCTGAGATGCAAGACCTAGCTTATAGAGTACTTATTCAACTAGAACCTGAAAGCCCTTCGAATTTTATTTCACTGTCAAATTTGTATGCTTCTTCCAAGCAATGGGATGTTGTAGCTAAACTAAGAATGATGATGAAAGAAAGAGGTCTGAGGAAGGAACCTGGTTGCAGTTGGATTTGCATTAACAGCACCACTCATTGTTTCTATGTTGCGGATAAGGCCCATCCTTGTTCAAACTCAATCTATGAGATGCTTGACTGCCTCATATTGGCAATGAAAGTACCTAGCCATTCTCCTGATTCTGAAACTCCAATACAGACTACTTGGTGCTGA
- the LOC107422734 gene encoding transcription factor MYB92 has product MYWGAMASNMGWGIIEEEGWRKGPWTAEEDRLLMEYVRLHGEGRWNSVARLAGLKRNGKSCRLRWVNYLRPDLKRGQITPHEENIILELHARWGNRWSTIARSLPGRTDNEIKNYWRTHFKKKAKVSSDSNEKAKTRILKRQQFHLQQQQQQQQQQQLQQQQQQQQFQQQQQQQQYFQLNQMDLKRIMALLDENIDHKAPPSNNQPQMIIKQDLGTTIYPHTGDQDQQAGFFYSMINGNNGSSSSSSSVPETSNDDILWDGLWNLDDVHGGFNAAAATCCANTSKASVHNLVMPFC; this is encoded by the exons ATGTATTGGGGAGCGATGGCAAGCAATATGGGTTGGGGTATAATAGAAGAGGAAGGTTGGAGAAAAGGACCTTGGACTGCTGAGGAAGATAGATTGCTTATGGAGTATGTACGATTGCATGGTGAAGGAAGATGGAACTCTGTGGCTCGGCTTGCag GATTGAAAAGGAATGGAAAAAGCTGTAGATTGAGGTGGGTGAATTACTTGAGGCCAGACCTAAAAAGAGGCCAAATAACTCCACATGAAGAAAACATAATTCTAGAGCTTCATGCTAGATGGGGAAACag GTGGTCCACAATTGCTAGAAGCTTACCTGGGAGGACAGACAACGAGATTAAGAACTATTGGAGGACTCATTTTAAGAAGAAAGCAAAAGTCAGTTCGGATTCAAATGAAAAGGCCAAAACTCGCATTTTGAAGCGACAGCAATTCCAtctgcagcagcagcagcagcagcaacaacagcagcaattgcagcagcagcagcaacaacaacaatttcagcagcagcagcagcagcaacaataTTTTCAACTGAACCAAATGGACTTGAAAAGGATCATGGCTTTGCTTGATGAGAATATTGATCACAAAGCCCCTCCATCCAATAATCAGCCTCAGATGATTATAAAGCAAGATTTGGGGACTACCATATACCCTCACACAGGTGATCAGGATCAACAGGCTGGCTTCTTCTATTCCATGATCAATGGCAATaatggttcttcttcttcttcttcttctgtgcCTGAGACTTCCAATGATGATATTCTTTGGGATGGTCTGTGGAACTTGGATGATGTCCATGGGGGTTTTAATGCAGCTGCTGCAACTTGCTGTGCAAATACTAGCAAAGCTAGCGTGCACAATTTAGTCATGCCCTTTTGCTGA
- the LOC107422732 gene encoding probable folate-biopterin transporter 8, chloroplastic isoform X1, giving the protein MIYPSISCQNPWIPITPKILKPSLKKSPSLHFKPIFCFHNRDSNTIDKPEKPRTDLKNATLLAQAQVFYRKSQKSRLCEERRGFPHVGSQEMLALCGLGYWVQGFRCFPWLALNFHMAHSLNMHPSTLQIVQNSGNLPMVAKPLYGILSDTLYICGAHRIPYISIGVILQILSWGSLALIPVAGQSLPPLMACVLLSNFGASITEVAKDALVAEYGQKHNINGLQSYALMASAAGGILGNLIGGYFLMKTPPRTMFLCFAVLLSIQLANSLRTSEESLGLLELSDNDLMQSSVTESTTKKLSDLLMAIHEESIYRPLTWILASIAMVPSLSASVFCYQTQCLHLDPSVIGMSRVIGQLMLLSTTVLYNRHLRKVPIRSLACAVQVLYAGSLLLDLVLVKQINVKLGIPNEMFALCFSGLGEIVAQFKILPFSVLFASLCPPGCEGSLTSFLASILCLSSIVSGILGVGLASLVGIISGDYSRLPVGITVQFIAALVPLIWIHHLPMSQGIAEKERKKGMSRRTRRNRRVGRVVLGSVCVYRRERESGIQG; this is encoded by the exons ATGATTTACCCATCAATTTCTTGTCAAAATCCATGGATACCAATTACCCCGAAAATCTTAAAACCTTCATTGAAGAAATCTCCCTCTCTTCACTTCAAACCCATCTTCTGTTTTCACAACCGAGATTCAAACACCATTGACAAACCAGAAAAACCCAGAACCGATTTGAAAAATGCAACCTTGTTGGCCCAAGCTCAAGTCTTTTACAGGAAGAGCCAAAAAAGCAGGTTATGTGAAGAGAGAAGAGGTTTTCCCCATGTGGGTAGCCAAGAGATGTTGGCTTTGTGTGGACTGGGGTATTGGGTACAGGGTTTTAGGTGCTTTCCATGGCTGGCTTTGAACTTCCACATGGCTCACAGTCTTAACATGCATCCATCAACCTTGCAGATTGTGCAGAATTCTGGCAACCTTCCCATGGTGGCCAAGCCtttatatggaattttatcAGATACTCTTTATATTTGTGGTGCTCATAGAATTCCTTATATTTCCATTGGAG TTATTCTGCAGATCCTGTCTTGGGGGTCATTGGCACTGATCCCTGTTGCTGGTCAATCCCTTCCAccccttatggcatgtgttcttcTAAGTAATTTTGGAGCATCAATTACAGAAGTAGCAAAGGATGCTCTTGTTGCAGAGTATGGTCAAAAGCACAATATAAATGGCCTCCAGTCCTATGCATTGATGGCTTCAGCTGCTGGTGGAATCCTTGGCAACTTAATAGGTGGATATTTCTTAATGAAAACACCACCTAGAACAATGTTTCTCTGTTTTGCAGTTTTGCTTTCCATTCAGCTTGCAAATTCTTTAAGAACAAGCGAGGAATCTCTTGGTTTATTGGAACTGTCAGATAATGATCTCATGCAAAGTTCAGTCACAGAAAGTACTACAAAAAAGTTATCTGATCTACTGATGGCAATTCATGAGGAAAGCATATACCGGCCTCTTACTTGGATACTAGCTTCTATTGCCATGGTCCCAAGTCTGTCAGCTTCCGTCTTTTGCTATCAAACGCAATGTCTACATCTTGATCCTTCAGTCATTGGCATGTCTAGAGTGATTGGGCAGTTGATGCTACTTTCCACTACTGTACTTTATAACCGTCACCTGAGAAAAGTTCCCATCAGGAGTTTGGCTTGTGCAGTTCAGGTTTTATATGCTGGTTCCCTTCTTCTGGACCTAGTTTTAGTAAAACAGATTAATGTCAAATTGGGGATCCCGAATGAGATGTTTGCCCTTTGTTTCTCCGGTTTAGGAGAAATTGTTGCACAATTCAAGATCTTACCTTTCTCAGTGTTATTTGCCAGTTTATGTCCTCCAGGTTGTGAAGGATCCTTAACTTCCTTCTTAGCATCAATCTTGTGTTTATCATCAATAGTAAGCGGTATTTTGGGTGTTGGATTGGCTTCTCTAGTTGGAATAATATCAGGTGATTACTCACGCCTGCCTGTGGGAATTACTGTGCAGTTTATTGCTGCTTTAGTGCCTCTAATATGGATACATCACTTACCCATGTCACAAGGAATTGCTGAGAAGGAGAGGAAGAAAGGAATGAGTAGAAGAACTCGGAGAAATAGAAGGGTAGGAAGAGTGGTTTTGGGTTCGGTATGTGTATACAGGCGTGAGAGAGAATCTGGGATACAGGGATGA
- the LOC107422732 gene encoding probable folate-biopterin transporter 8, chloroplastic isoform X2: MACVLLSNFGASITEVAKDALVAEYGQKHNINGLQSYALMASAAGGILGNLIGGYFLMKTPPRTMFLCFAVLLSIQLANSLRTSEESLGLLELSDNDLMQSSVTESTTKKLSDLLMAIHEESIYRPLTWILASIAMVPSLSASVFCYQTQCLHLDPSVIGMSRVIGQLMLLSTTVLYNRHLRKVPIRSLACAVQVLYAGSLLLDLVLVKQINVKLGIPNEMFALCFSGLGEIVAQFKILPFSVLFASLCPPGCEGSLTSFLASILCLSSIVSGILGVGLASLVGIISGDYSRLPVGITVQFIAALVPLIWIHHLPMSQGIAEKERKKGMSRRTRRNRRVGRVVLGSVCVYRRERESGIQG; encoded by the coding sequence atggcatgtgttcttcTAAGTAATTTTGGAGCATCAATTACAGAAGTAGCAAAGGATGCTCTTGTTGCAGAGTATGGTCAAAAGCACAATATAAATGGCCTCCAGTCCTATGCATTGATGGCTTCAGCTGCTGGTGGAATCCTTGGCAACTTAATAGGTGGATATTTCTTAATGAAAACACCACCTAGAACAATGTTTCTCTGTTTTGCAGTTTTGCTTTCCATTCAGCTTGCAAATTCTTTAAGAACAAGCGAGGAATCTCTTGGTTTATTGGAACTGTCAGATAATGATCTCATGCAAAGTTCAGTCACAGAAAGTACTACAAAAAAGTTATCTGATCTACTGATGGCAATTCATGAGGAAAGCATATACCGGCCTCTTACTTGGATACTAGCTTCTATTGCCATGGTCCCAAGTCTGTCAGCTTCCGTCTTTTGCTATCAAACGCAATGTCTACATCTTGATCCTTCAGTCATTGGCATGTCTAGAGTGATTGGGCAGTTGATGCTACTTTCCACTACTGTACTTTATAACCGTCACCTGAGAAAAGTTCCCATCAGGAGTTTGGCTTGTGCAGTTCAGGTTTTATATGCTGGTTCCCTTCTTCTGGACCTAGTTTTAGTAAAACAGATTAATGTCAAATTGGGGATCCCGAATGAGATGTTTGCCCTTTGTTTCTCCGGTTTAGGAGAAATTGTTGCACAATTCAAGATCTTACCTTTCTCAGTGTTATTTGCCAGTTTATGTCCTCCAGGTTGTGAAGGATCCTTAACTTCCTTCTTAGCATCAATCTTGTGTTTATCATCAATAGTAAGCGGTATTTTGGGTGTTGGATTGGCTTCTCTAGTTGGAATAATATCAGGTGATTACTCACGCCTGCCTGTGGGAATTACTGTGCAGTTTATTGCTGCTTTAGTGCCTCTAATATGGATACATCACTTACCCATGTCACAAGGAATTGCTGAGAAGGAGAGGAAGAAAGGAATGAGTAGAAGAACTCGGAGAAATAGAAGGGTAGGAAGAGTGGTTTTGGGTTCGGTATGTGTATACAGGCGTGAGAGAGAATCTGGGATACAGGGATGA